One window from the genome of Mycobacteriales bacterium encodes:
- a CDS encoding alpha-ketoacid dehydrogenase subunit beta, with the protein MARALNEGLRKAMEADPKVLVMGEDVGKLGGVFRVTDGLQKDFGEDRVIDTPLSESGIVGTAIGLAMRGFRPVCEIQFDGFVFPAFDQIVSQLAKLRYRSSGNVRMPVTIRIPFGGGIGAVEHHSESPEALFCHVAGLKVVSCSNPVDAYFMIQQSIASDDPVIFFEPKRRYWEKAEVDPAMTPDPIDAARVVRPGRDVTVVAYGPMVKTAMDAATAAEKEGRELEVLDLRSLSPLDDATLLESVRRTGRCVVVHEAAGNGGLGAEVAARVSEAAFYSLEAPVLRVTGLDTPYPPSRLEETYLPDLDRVLDAVDRVLAW; encoded by the coding sequence ATGGCCCGGGCGCTCAACGAGGGTCTGCGCAAAGCCATGGAGGCCGATCCCAAGGTGCTTGTGATGGGAGAGGACGTCGGCAAGCTCGGCGGTGTCTTCCGGGTCACCGACGGCCTGCAGAAGGATTTCGGCGAGGACCGGGTCATCGACACCCCGCTCTCCGAATCCGGCATCGTCGGCACCGCGATCGGTCTGGCCATGCGGGGGTTCCGTCCGGTCTGCGAGATCCAGTTCGACGGCTTCGTCTTTCCGGCGTTCGACCAGATCGTCAGCCAGTTGGCCAAGCTGCGCTACCGGTCTTCCGGCAACGTGCGGATGCCGGTGACGATCCGGATCCCGTTCGGCGGCGGCATCGGCGCCGTCGAGCACCACAGCGAGTCGCCCGAGGCGCTGTTCTGCCACGTCGCCGGCCTCAAGGTGGTGTCGTGCTCCAACCCCGTCGACGCCTACTTCATGATCCAGCAGTCGATCGCCAGCGACGACCCGGTCATCTTCTTCGAACCCAAGCGGCGCTACTGGGAGAAGGCGGAGGTCGACCCGGCGATGACGCCCGATCCGATCGACGCCGCGCGGGTCGTCCGCCCCGGCCGCGACGTCACCGTCGTCGCCTACGGCCCGATGGTCAAGACGGCCATGGACGCCGCGACCGCCGCCGAGAAGGAGGGCCGCGAGCTCGAGGTGCTCGATCTGCGCAGCCTCTCCCCGCTCGACGACGCCACGCTGCTGGAGTCGGTGCGCCGCACCGGCCGGTGCGTCGTCGTGCACGAGGCCGCCGGCAACGGTGGCCTCGGTGCCGAGGTCGCCGCGCGAGTCAGCGAGGCGGCGTTCTACTCGCTCGAGGCGCCGGTGCTGCGGGTGACCGGGCTGGATACGCCCTACCCTCCGTCCCGACTGGAGGAGACCTACCTACCCGACCTCGATCGGGTGCTCGACGCCGTTGACCGCGTGTTGGCCTGGTAG